The Candidatus Latescibacterota bacterium genome includes a window with the following:
- a CDS encoding GH92 family glycosyl hydrolase, which translates to MRSSQRTISATKWLLIIFCIAYSALSGPGSSLAAEAAKAAEELCTYVNPFIGTRDMGHTFPGATMPFGMVQLSPDTDTLMFTYGDGYNPDVYRYCAGYQYDDPTIVGFSHTHFNGTGHSDLGDFLLMPAVGPIRLNPGTAGDPDFGYRSRYSKTTEKASPGHYAVTLADYEIDVELTATERVGFHKYSFTGKESDAHIILDLVHGIYNYDGKVIWSSIRVENDTLVTGMRQTRGWARTRSLFFAMVFSKPISSYGLHNEEDIVYNGWWRKFDENEDFPERAGRNIKAHFDFDIEEGDEILVKFALSPVSAAGALKNLRAEVPHMDFDRTRGEARAAWERQLSKITIDASPDRKINFYTALYHACMSPVVFCDVDGSYRGLDQEIHRDPGFTNYSIFSLWDTYRALHPLLTIIEPQRSSDMIRSMLAHSDESVHGILPVWSHHSDENWCMIGYHAVPVIVDAWMKGIRGFDGERALASCVRSANFGAYDGIAAYKSLGYVPEDVSGSSASKTLEYAYDDWCISQLAGELGREDLAKEFQERSANYKNIFDKSTGFMRARNSDGAWLRPFDALSVAGQGYIEGNAWNYSLYVPHDVPGLIDLVGGNDRLVEWLDSLFVMSVSDEDIAHSEDVTRVGMIGNYVHGNEPSHHIAYLYSYAGAPEKTARRVRQIVDTMYRAAPDGLCGNDDCGQMSAWYIFSCLGFYPVCPGSNEYLIGVPCVEEAIIRPAGGPEIRIVTEEYNSGVQSVRSVKLDGKLLGGPFLDHSRLMNCSKLEFMLGGK; encoded by the coding sequence ATGAGATCTTCACAGCGAACAATATCGGCTACTAAGTGGCTTCTTATTATCTTCTGTATCGCTTATAGCGCCCTGTCTGGTCCAGGCTCCAGTCTTGCTGCCGAAGCAGCCAAAGCTGCCGAGGAGCTCTGCACATACGTCAACCCCTTCATCGGCACAAGGGACATGGGGCATACTTTCCCCGGCGCGACCATGCCTTTCGGGATGGTGCAGCTGAGCCCCGACACCGACACACTGATGTTCACATACGGAGATGGTTACAACCCCGATGTCTACAGGTACTGTGCGGGGTACCAGTATGACGATCCGACCATCGTCGGATTCAGTCACACGCATTTTAATGGTACGGGCCATTCCGACCTCGGGGACTTTCTTCTGATGCCGGCCGTCGGCCCGATCCGCCTCAATCCCGGCACAGCCGGTGACCCCGATTTTGGCTATCGCTCGCGCTATTCGAAAACGACCGAGAAGGCCAGCCCCGGACATTACGCGGTGACTCTCGCGGACTACGAAATAGATGTCGAGCTTACCGCTACAGAGCGAGTAGGCTTTCATAAGTACAGCTTTACCGGTAAAGAGTCAGACGCACACATCATCCTCGATCTGGTCCACGGCATATACAACTACGACGGCAAGGTCATCTGGTCCTCGATCCGTGTGGAGAACGATACCCTTGTCACAGGGATGAGACAGACCCGCGGGTGGGCGAGAACGCGGAGCTTATTTTTTGCGATGGTCTTCTCAAAGCCGATAAGCTCCTATGGCCTCCACAACGAAGAGGATATCGTCTACAACGGCTGGTGGCGCAAGTTCGATGAGAATGAGGACTTTCCCGAACGAGCTGGTCGCAATATAAAGGCTCATTTCGATTTCGACATCGAAGAAGGCGACGAGATCCTCGTAAAGTTCGCCCTGTCGCCGGTCAGCGCGGCGGGCGCCTTAAAGAACCTGCGCGCCGAAGTGCCCCACATGGACTTCGACCGTACACGCGGTGAGGCACGCGCGGCATGGGAGCGGCAGCTATCGAAGATCACGATCGATGCCTCACCCGACCGCAAGATCAATTTCTATACAGCTCTGTACCACGCCTGCATGTCGCCCGTCGTCTTCTGCGATGTCGACGGCAGCTACCGCGGGCTCGACCAGGAGATCCACCGCGACCCCGGATTTACCAATTACAGTATCTTCTCGCTCTGGGACACATACAGGGCTTTGCACCCCCTGCTCACCATAATCGAGCCTCAGCGCAGCTCCGACATGATACGGTCCATGCTCGCTCACAGCGATGAGAGCGTCCACGGCATACTTCCCGTGTGGTCGCATCATTCTGACGAGAACTGGTGCATGATCGGATACCACGCCGTACCTGTCATCGTCGACGCGTGGATGAAGGGGATACGCGGATTCGACGGCGAACGAGCACTTGCCTCATGCGTGCGGAGCGCGAACTTTGGCGCTTACGATGGCATTGCCGCCTACAAAAGCCTTGGCTACGTCCCCGAGGATGTCAGCGGCAGCTCCGCCTCCAAGACCCTCGAGTATGCATACGACGACTGGTGCATATCTCAGCTGGCCGGTGAACTCGGCAGAGAGGATCTGGCGAAAGAATTTCAGGAGCGGTCAGCAAACTATAAAAATATCTTTGATAAAAGTACGGGATTCATGCGCGCGAGAAATTCGGACGGCGCATGGCTTAGACCTTTTGATGCTCTCAGCGTGGCGGGGCAGGGGTACATCGAGGGGAACGCCTGGAACTACTCTCTCTATGTACCTCATGATGTTCCCGGGTTGATAGATCTGGTCGGCGGAAATGATCGTCTCGTGGAGTGGCTCGACTCACTTTTTGTAATGAGCGTGTCCGACGAGGATATCGCTCATAGCGAGGATGTCACGCGGGTCGGCATGATAGGCAACTACGTGCACGGCAACGAACCGAGCCATCACATCGCCTATCTGTATTCATATGCTGGCGCTCCGGAAAAGACAGCACGGCGTGTCCGCCAGATCGTCGACACGATGTATCGCGCCGCTCCCGACGGCCTCTGCGGCAATGACGATTGCGGACAGATGTCGGCGTGGTATATCTTCAGCTGCCTGGGGTTCTATCCTGTCTGCCCGGGTTCGAACGAGTATCTGATCGGTGTGCCATGTGTCGAGGAAGCGATCATAAGGCCGGCGGGTGGCCCGGAGATAAGGATTGTCACAGAAGAGTATAACAGCGGAGTGCAGTCGGTTCGTTCCGTGAAGCTCGACGGGAAGCTGCTTGGAGGACCCTTCCTCGACCACTCGAGGTTGATGAACTGCTCGAAGTTAGAGTTCATGCTTGGTGGGAAATGA
- a CDS encoding zinc-dependent metalloprotease produces MKRRLTFMRRNIPFIFLVVAGLTTLILTAAVIAGTWTGTWGAGGKWTGSVTYKFVDSPGGANPHPSRSSTAAEKAAIREAISEWTDHLTDRLNVSEAGATDTPDITIRWEDASLFKDWGSDIDISTAVGMWNFGGDGGIAAAPWNQGAEAANYPTNEIYLNEGKSWFVDPTPKADTEYDMNGTHGTAKVGGDAEGKWDLLTVFKHEFGHALGLQHGAGWDVMEADWPSGVRRHETTDDVSALQTLYPEPPPSTAVYVTSFLACINSDHVEVNWITDSELNTAGFNLYRSGEPAGQKIRLNGALIPSRGNEIEGAEYSYVDDQADGARYYYWLEDVSLSGETAMNGMVLAEPGDTPVTFSLAQNYPNPFNPNTIIEYRLSKSGHVKLDIYNIAGQRIVTLKDQFEQAGRRSVSWDGKDFNGSDVVSGVYFYKLTAGDDTEIKKMILLR; encoded by the coding sequence TTTTATCTTCCTTGTCGTTGCCGGATTGACAACTCTGATTTTGACCGCGGCGGTGATCGCCGGCACATGGACAGGGACATGGGGAGCAGGTGGAAAATGGACTGGATCGGTCACATACAAGTTCGTCGATAGCCCGGGAGGGGCCAATCCTCATCCATCACGAAGTTCGACTGCCGCCGAAAAAGCGGCCATCCGTGAAGCGATCTCCGAATGGACCGATCACCTGACAGACAGGCTTAACGTCTCAGAGGCGGGAGCCACTGATACACCAGACATAACGATAAGGTGGGAAGACGCCAGTCTATTCAAGGACTGGGGATCGGATATTGATATCAGTACTGCTGTCGGAATGTGGAATTTTGGTGGAGATGGTGGGATCGCGGCTGCTCCATGGAATCAAGGAGCCGAAGCGGCGAATTATCCGACGAACGAGATATATTTAAATGAAGGTAAGAGTTGGTTTGTGGATCCGACGCCCAAGGCAGATACCGAATACGATATGAACGGCACACATGGTACTGCCAAAGTGGGCGGAGATGCCGAGGGTAAATGGGATCTACTCACTGTCTTCAAACATGAATTCGGTCACGCTCTCGGGCTTCAGCATGGCGCAGGCTGGGATGTGATGGAAGCTGACTGGCCTTCGGGTGTGAGACGCCACGAGACGACGGATGATGTCTCGGCGCTCCAAACTTTATATCCAGAGCCACCGCCATCGACAGCGGTTTATGTAACCTCGTTTCTTGCCTGTATAAATAGTGATCACGTGGAAGTCAATTGGATTACCGATTCAGAACTTAACACTGCGGGATTCAATTTGTACAGGAGCGGGGAGCCAGCTGGTCAGAAGATCAGGCTCAACGGAGCTCTTATTCCTTCAAGAGGCAATGAGATCGAAGGAGCAGAGTATAGCTACGTTGACGACCAGGCTGATGGAGCCAGATATTATTACTGGTTAGAAGATGTGAGCCTGTCGGGTGAGACCGCCATGAATGGGATGGTTCTGGCAGAACCCGGCGACACTCCGGTTACTTTCAGCCTTGCCCAGAACTATCCTAATCCGTTCAATCCGAACACGATCATCGAGTACAGACTCTCGAAGAGCGGCCATGTGAAACTCGATATCTACAACATCGCCGGACAGAGGATCGTAACTCTCAAGGACCAGTTCGAACAGGCTGGCCGGAGGAGCGTATCCTGGGATGGTAAGGATTTCAACGGATCGGATGTTGTAAGCGGCGTCTACTTCTACAAGTTGACGGCAGGAGACGATACGGAAATTAAAAAGATGATTCTTTTACGGTAG